From a region of the Ignavibacteria bacterium genome:
- a CDS encoding APC family permease, which produces MDTEPHILKPSMTAKTTKVIVLTTVMFTFISFWRAAAVVIGDLGSTAYYMGGIAEQFVGTVAPYFILGVMIFAFCVMALYLESSPLFTRGGVYRVVKSTLGGWFAKVSVSALVFDYILTGPISSVSGGHYFAGLLNDIFKMIGLEIQFDRNILSMVIAIGIVLFFWWENVKGIEESSSKALKIFIITAVMGAMVIIWGIVTLLLKDEPFFAHFPSFEINLSHEAYGWLSNADWAKTIGLISILIAFGHSLLALSGLETLGQVYREVEYPKLRNFKKTALIIFLFSVTLTPGVSFLGTMLIPDNVRPQYIDNLIGGIAMFLIGPHWLNLIFQAFVVIVGVLILSGAVNTSIVGANSVLNRVAEDKVLTDWFRKPHKKYGTTYRLLNLIALFQIITIILSQGNILLLGEAYAFGVVWSLVFMGFSMIVLRYKDKRNREWRVPLNFKIGKNEIPFGLLLIFFVLFFVGITNLFTKPIATISGVIFTITFFVVFVISEFINKKKLMKEKNLTEDEFHSHENMRVLEHFNLDDESQITPESIESELSDRVMVAVRDPNNLNHLKKIINETDTDKTDIIVMIARVFTDKINTITRKELKSDELNLFSEVVNVAEKIGKPVIPVVVPTNNAFYSIMNVAHSLGVREVIIGLSAKYKPDIQLQQLALLWGTVHSDENTHIRVRIITENKEHTIEL; this is translated from the coding sequence ATGGATACCGAGCCACATATACTTAAGCCGTCTATGACGGCCAAAACTACCAAAGTTATTGTTCTAACCACTGTAATGTTCACCTTCATTTCATTCTGGCGGGCTGCCGCTGTTGTCATTGGCGACCTCGGCTCTACGGCTTATTATATGGGCGGCATTGCAGAGCAGTTTGTAGGAACTGTAGCACCATACTTTATTCTTGGTGTAATGATATTTGCATTCTGCGTGATGGCATTATATTTGGAATCATCGCCACTCTTCACGCGCGGAGGTGTTTACAGAGTTGTTAAATCAACGCTGGGCGGATGGTTCGCCAAGGTCTCAGTTTCTGCTTTAGTGTTTGATTATATACTTACCGGACCTATCAGCAGTGTATCCGGCGGACATTATTTCGCAGGACTATTGAACGATATATTCAAAATGATTGGGTTAGAAATACAATTCGATAGGAATATATTATCAATGGTAATTGCAATAGGTATTGTTTTATTCTTTTGGTGGGAAAACGTGAAAGGAATAGAAGAGTCATCTTCAAAAGCACTAAAGATTTTTATAATTACAGCAGTAATGGGTGCGATGGTTATTATTTGGGGTATAGTAACATTGCTTTTAAAGGACGAACCATTCTTTGCACACTTTCCGTCTTTCGAGATTAATCTTTCGCACGAAGCTTACGGCTGGCTAAGCAATGCTGACTGGGCGAAAACAATAGGGCTGATAAGTATTCTTATTGCTTTCGGACATTCATTGCTTGCACTGAGCGGACTCGAGACTTTAGGTCAGGTTTACAGAGAAGTCGAGTATCCTAAACTGAGAAACTTTAAAAAGACTGCACTCATAATATTTCTGTTTAGCGTTACGCTTACTCCAGGAGTTTCTTTTCTCGGAACAATGCTGATACCGGATAATGTAAGACCGCAATACATAGATAATTTAATCGGCGGAATCGCAATGTTTCTTATCGGACCGCACTGGCTGAATTTAATATTTCAGGCATTCGTTGTAATAGTCGGTGTTTTGATACTTTCGGGTGCTGTAAATACTTCCATAGTTGGTGCAAACAGCGTTCTTAACAGAGTTGCGGAGGACAAGGTTCTTACAGACTGGTTCAGGAAACCGCATAAGAAATACGGAACAACTTACAGGTTGTTGAATCTGATAGCATTATTTCAGATTATAACGATTATACTATCGCAAGGAAATATATTATTGCTTGGTGAGGCATATGCATTTGGTGTAGTCTGGAGTCTTGTATTCATGGGATTTTCAATGATTGTGCTAAGGTATAAAGATAAACGCAATCGCGAATGGAGAGTACCGCTGAATTTTAAGATAGGAAAGAATGAAATACCTTTCGGTCTATTACTCATATTTTTTGTCCTCTTCTTCGTGGGTATAACAAATTTATTCACAAAACCTATTGCGACTATCTCGGGTGTAATATTCACTATAACGTTCTTTGTAGTGTTTGTTATTTCCGAGTTTATAAATAAGAAGAAATTAATGAAAGAAAAGAACCTCACTGAGGATGAGTTTCACAGCCACGAAAATATGAGAGTGCTTGAACATTTTAATCTTGACGATGAATCACAAATTACACCTGAATCGATAGAGAGTGAACTATCGGACAGAGTTATGGTTGCCGTGCGTGACCCTAACAACCTTAATCATTTAAAGAAAATTATAAATGAAACCGATACGGATAAGACTGATATAATTGTAATGATAGCAAGAGTATTCACGGATAAAATAAACACAATAACAAGAAAAGAACTGAAATCTGATGAATTAAATTTATTTAGTGAAGTTGTTAACGTAGCTGAAAAGATTGGGAAGCCGGTAATACCTGTCGTAGTACCAACAAACAACGCTTTTTATTCTATAATGAATGTTGCTCATTCACTTGGAGTGCGTGAAGTTATAATAGGACTATCAGCTAAATATAAACCTGACATTCAGTTACAACAACTTGCGTTGCTTTGGGGTACGGTACATTCAGATGAAAATACACACATAAGAGTAAGAATAATCACAGAAAATAAAGAGCACACTATTGAATTGTAA
- a CDS encoding DUF6051 family protein, producing MGYLEDYNLLKEIYSESKESIQIPGCDIFIRNFSFTSDDNKYYPDSNRFVNSVKRELQQLNESSPLTNSFLENSKEAMECDRKFIFPLYCKKQKCNKLIILFHGLNESSWDKYHTWAKRLVELTGQAVLMFPISYHINRRPLKWGDSRTMNALAKERKTKFNSQEYSFVNAAISTRLQFNPEHFFFSGLRTFNDVQKLISNIRNEEFKEIDKGCEISLFGYSIGAFLIEILIMARTDLFADSKIVLFCGGPTMDLMHPASKYIYDSAAERVMTAYYPKDFEDNLKSNETLKRYFSENESDGMLFRSLLNKNRFEELRTTKLKRFENQILAIPLTNDEVMPPDSVRETLDTDGLKIKIKEMHFPYEYNHISPFPLNEKSKNETNECFNNVFSSVAKWFN from the coding sequence ATGGGCTATCTTGAAGACTATAATCTTCTGAAAGAAATTTATTCCGAAAGTAAGGAATCAATCCAAATTCCCGGATGTGATATTTTTATCAGGAATTTTAGTTTCACTTCAGATGATAATAAATATTATCCTGACTCAAATAGATTTGTTAATTCCGTAAAAAGAGAACTTCAACAACTAAATGAATCCTCACCCCTGACGAATTCCTTTCTTGAGAATTCGAAGGAAGCAATGGAATGCGATAGAAAGTTTATATTTCCATTGTACTGTAAAAAACAAAAGTGCAATAAACTTATTATTTTATTTCATGGATTAAATGAAAGCAGCTGGGACAAATATCATACATGGGCAAAAAGACTCGTGGAGCTGACAGGTCAGGCAGTACTAATGTTTCCGATATCATACCATATAAATCGAAGGCCTTTAAAATGGGGTGATTCAAGAACTATGAATGCTCTTGCAAAAGAAAGAAAAACCAAATTTAACTCTCAGGAGTATTCATTCGTTAATGCTGCAATAAGCACACGACTGCAGTTCAATCCTGAACATTTCTTCTTTTCAGGTTTAAGGACTTTTAATGATGTCCAAAAACTTATTTCTAATATACGTAATGAAGAATTTAAAGAGATTGATAAAGGGTGCGAAATATCATTATTCGGTTATTCTATTGGAGCTTTTCTAATTGAAATACTCATAATGGCGAGAACAGATTTATTTGCCGATTCCAAAATTGTGTTATTCTGTGGAGGACCTACTATGGATTTGATGCATCCCGCTTCAAAGTACATTTACGATAGTGCCGCAGAAAGAGTAATGACAGCCTATTATCCGAAAGACTTTGAGGATAATTTAAAATCAAATGAAACACTCAAAAGATATTTTAGCGAAAATGAAAGCGATGGAATGTTGTTCAGGTCATTGCTTAATAAAAATAGATTTGAAGAATTGCGTACAACGAAACTTAAGAGATTTGAGAATCAAATACTTGCAATACCATTAACAAATGATGAAGTAATGCCTCCGGATTCGGTTCGGGAGACTTTAGATACTGATGGATTGAAAATCAAAATTAAGGAAATGCATTTCCCGTATGAGTATAATCACATCTCGCCTTTCCCATTAAATGAAAAGTCCAAGAATGAAACTAACGAGTGTTTCAATAATGTATTTTCTTCAGTTGCAAAATGGTTTAACTAA
- a CDS encoding nuclear transport factor 2 family protein: MDRKEWLEKIGDIIDAKDSAGFSNLLTEDGIFKFGNADEVKGRKKVEEYVAAFFNMIKGSQHKVVNFWEQGDSVVWQGEVLYTRLDGKQVNVNFCNIFYMKDDLIEKYLIYIDNTPLFA; this comes from the coding sequence ATGGACAGAAAAGAATGGCTCGAAAAAATTGGTGATATTATTGACGCAAAAGATTCAGCAGGATTTTCTAATTTATTGACTGAAGACGGTATATTTAAATTTGGAAATGCCGACGAAGTTAAAGGAAGAAAAAAGGTTGAGGAGTATGTGGCAGCATTTTTTAACATGATAAAAGGCAGTCAGCATAAAGTTGTTAATTTCTGGGAGCAGGGTGATAGCGTTGTATGGCAGGGTGAAGTATTATATACAAGGTTAGACGGGAAGCAGGTTAATGTTAACTTCTGTAATATATTCTACATGAAAGATGATTTGATAGAAAAGTATCTCATTTACATAGATAACACACCTTTATTTGCTTAA
- a CDS encoding CoA transferase subunit B: protein MALDKNQIAKRIGQELRDGYYVNLGIGIPTLVANYVPEGIKVILQSENGMLGMGPFPTKETVEADLINAGKQTITYLPGASFFDSATSFAMIRGGHVDITILGAFEVSEKGDIASWKVPGRLIKGMGGAMDLVASAEHIVVAMQHTNKDGQSKLLKECTLPLTGVKCVKKIVTDLAVLEVTDKGFKLLERAPGVTVEQIKAATAGTLIVEGDIPEIAL from the coding sequence ATGGCATTAGACAAGAATCAAATAGCAAAACGCATAGGTCAGGAACTTCGCGACGGTTACTATGTAAATCTTGGGATAGGTATTCCTACATTAGTTGCAAACTATGTTCCTGAGGGTATTAAAGTAATATTACAATCCGAAAACGGAATGCTTGGGATGGGTCCTTTTCCGACGAAAGAAACTGTTGAAGCAGACCTTATAAATGCGGGTAAGCAGACGATAACATATTTGCCGGGAGCATCATTCTTTGATTCGGCTACAAGTTTTGCTATGATAAGGGGCGGGCATGTAGATATTACAATACTTGGTGCGTTTGAAGTTTCAGAGAAAGGTGATATTGCGAGCTGGAAAGTACCCGGAAGATTAATAAAAGGAATGGGCGGTGCGATGGATTTAGTAGCATCAGCCGAGCATATAGTTGTTGCAATGCAGCACACGAATAAAGATGGACAGTCGAAACTGCTTAAAGAATGCACATTACCTTTAACAGGCGTAAAATGTGTAAAGAAAATTGTGACTGACCTTGCTGTTCTTGAGGTAACGGATAAGGGTTTCAAGCTGCTTGAAAGAGCACCGGGTGTAACGGTCGAGCAGATAAAGGCGGCTACAGCGGGTACGCTGATAGTTGAGGGTGATATACCTGAAATAGCTTTATAA
- a CDS encoding thiamine diphosphokinase has translation MNNTRTIIILNGDVVPNTIFRKFYKKSDYIICADGGAKAAKHYNVLPNIILGDLDSITNSDLSFFRKKGVEIRKITEQETTDFEKALMYVVECNLNNVVVFGATGDRPDHITNNLSVMKRYSKVLDIKIIDRKFEIFYLKKRFEREYKKNKVVSLLGFPVASGITIKGFKYKLDNESLEFGVREGTLNVSSSKKIMIEKKKGDLLVFLSHV, from the coding sequence TTGAATAATACCCGCACAATAATAATCCTTAATGGTGATGTTGTTCCAAATACAATATTCAGGAAATTCTATAAAAAGAGTGACTATATAATTTGTGCAGACGGTGGTGCCAAAGCTGCGAAGCATTATAATGTTTTGCCAAACATAATTTTAGGCGACCTTGATTCAATTACAAACTCGGATTTAAGTTTTTTCAGGAAAAAAGGAGTAGAAATTCGGAAGATAACAGAACAGGAGACAACAGATTTTGAAAAAGCATTGATGTATGTGGTTGAGTGCAATCTTAATAATGTTGTCGTATTTGGTGCTACAGGCGACAGACCTGATCATATCACGAACAATTTAAGCGTGATGAAGAGATACTCAAAGGTTTTAGATATAAAGATTATTGATAGAAAATTTGAGATTTTCTATTTAAAGAAAAGATTTGAAAGAGAATATAAGAAGAATAAAGTGGTTTCACTTCTTGGTTTTCCCGTGGCGAGTGGAATAACAATAAAGGGTTTTAAATACAAACTTGATAATGAATCACTTGAATTTGGAGTCAGGGAAGGGACTTTAAACGTTTCATCTTCCAAGAAAATTATGATTGAAAAGAAAAAAGGAGACCTTCTTGTCTTCTTAAGCCATGTCTAA
- a CDS encoding pyruvate carboxyltransferase codes for MNYPKKVTIGDITVRDGFQHEEIYIPMEAKLWTAEQLILAGFKHVEVTNLGNPTGMPQFKDADELMKRLRTSKKIAHLIDSVSLTCVTIREKAVERAIENRKNGFGPDRILLMVSTSESHHKKNSGLSLDDYWKMSEKYIKLARDAGIKVNGTVSTIWGCPIEGPTEMKKAVEFTKRWFDIGASDVEHADHDGSASPDRIYKYFSMLMDEFQDPAKHIVHLHTTRGWGLANVLAALQAGMTNYESTMGGLGGQPANFVSGVPVSGTGEYYYKDSSIVGLVSTEDMVVMMDEMGIDTGLDVDKVLNIGKMVERIVGKRLRSESIKTGRIPKTLSGR; via the coding sequence ATGAATTATCCTAAAAAAGTCACAATAGGTGATATTACCGTAAGAGATGGTTTCCAGCATGAGGAGATATACATTCCAATGGAAGCAAAGCTCTGGACAGCAGAGCAGCTTATACTTGCAGGATTCAAGCATGTTGAAGTAACAAACCTTGGCAATCCAACAGGCATGCCGCAGTTCAAGGATGCAGATGAACTAATGAAGAGATTAAGAACGAGTAAGAAGATAGCACATCTGATTGATTCGGTATCTTTAACGTGCGTTACGATAAGGGAAAAAGCAGTTGAGAGAGCGATTGAAAACAGAAAGAACGGATTCGGACCCGACAGGATTTTGCTGATGGTTTCGACGAGCGAATCGCATCACAAGAAGAATTCTGGATTGTCGCTTGATGACTACTGGAAAATGTCTGAGAAGTATATTAAACTTGCACGCGATGCAGGAATAAAAGTTAACGGAACGGTAAGCACAATCTGGGGATGCCCGATAGAGGGTCCGACAGAAATGAAGAAGGCGGTAGAATTCACGAAGAGATGGTTTGACATAGGAGCGAGCGATGTAGAGCATGCAGATCATGACGGCTCGGCTTCACCTGACAGGATTTATAAATATTTTTCGATGTTGATGGATGAGTTTCAAGACCCTGCCAAGCACATAGTACATCTTCATACAACGAGAGGCTGGGGTTTAGCGAATGTACTCGCGGCACTTCAGGCAGGAATGACAAACTATGAATCAACAATGGGCGGATTAGGCGGACAGCCGGCAAACTTCGTAAGCGGAGTACCTGTAAGCGGAACGGGAGAATATTATTATAAAGATTCCAGTATAGTAGGACTTGTTTCGACTGAGGATATGGTTGTAATGATGGATGAGATGGGAATTGACACGGGTCTTGATGTTGATAAAGTTTTAAACATAGGCAAGATGGTGGAAAGGATAGTCGGGAAAAGACTCCGGTCAGAAAGTATAAAGACAGGAAGAATACCAAAGACACTTTCGGGAAGATAA
- a CDS encoding CoA transferase subunit A: protein MNKTVNNAREAIQGMKDGMTMMFGGFGLCGIPENTILELSKTDIKDLTIISNNCGVDDFGLGLMLQRKQIRKMISSYVGENAEFERQMLSGELQVELVPQGTLAERIRAGGAGIPAFYVPAGYGTEVGIGKESREFNGKMHLLEHAFKADYAVVKAWKGDTAGNLIYRYTANNFNNMMAMAGKITIAEVEELVPAGELDPNFIHTPGIFVQRIFQGVNYEKRIEQLTLSK, encoded by the coding sequence ATGAACAAAACTGTTAACAACGCAAGAGAAGCAATTCAAGGAATGAAAGACGGAATGACTATGATGTTCGGAGGGTTTGGACTGTGCGGTATTCCAGAAAACACGATACTTGAATTATCCAAAACTGACATTAAAGACCTAACGATAATATCAAACAACTGCGGAGTTGATGATTTCGGTTTAGGATTAATGCTTCAAAGGAAACAGATAAGAAAAATGATTTCATCTTATGTGGGTGAGAATGCAGAGTTTGAGAGGCAAATGCTCAGCGGAGAGCTTCAGGTGGAGTTAGTACCGCAAGGTACACTTGCTGAAAGAATAAGAGCCGGTGGTGCGGGTATTCCTGCATTCTACGTACCTGCAGGATACGGAACGGAAGTAGGGATAGGAAAAGAGTCACGCGAGTTCAACGGCAAGATGCACCTTTTAGAGCATGCATTTAAGGCGGATTATGCAGTTGTAAAGGCATGGAAGGGTGATACGGCAGGAAATCTGATATACAGATATACAGCAAATAATTTTAATAACATGATGGCAATGGCGGGAAAGATAACGATTGCAGAGGTAGAAGAACTTGTACCTGCGGGAGAGCTTGACCCGAATTTTATACATACGCCGGGAATATTTGTACAGAGGATATTTCAAGGTGTAAATTACGAAAAGAGAATTGAGCAATTAACCTTATCAAAATAA
- a CDS encoding DUF561 domain-containing protein, which produces MNIITKLLGIKYPIIQAGMVWCSGWKLASAVSNAGALGLIGAGSMHPETLEEHIIKCKVNTNKPFGVNIPLLYSQIDDIIDIIIRENVKIVFTSAGSPKKYTSLFKEKGITVVHVVASAKFAVKCQEAGVDAVVAEGFEAGGHNGIEETTTMALIPSVRNAVDIPVIAAGGIASGSSMLAAFALGADGVQIGTRFAASVESSAHESFKKMIVNSSEGDTKLMMKKIVPVRLLKNKFYEEIKEAEDSCASPDELKALLGKGRAKKGMFEGNLEDGELEIGQVSALVNEIKPAGEIVNEIMKEFNDRLNILSEYKQ; this is translated from the coding sequence ATGAATATAATAACAAAATTACTCGGCATAAAATATCCAATTATACAGGCCGGAATGGTATGGTGCAGCGGATGGAAACTCGCTTCTGCGGTAAGCAATGCAGGTGCACTCGGTCTGATTGGAGCGGGTTCCATGCATCCCGAAACACTTGAAGAACATATTATAAAATGCAAAGTTAATACCAATAAACCCTTTGGAGTTAACATTCCCCTTCTTTATTCCCAAATCGATGATATTATTGATATCATTATAAGAGAAAATGTAAAGATCGTTTTTACATCAGCAGGCAGTCCGAAAAAATACACTTCATTGTTCAAGGAAAAGGGAATCACTGTTGTCCACGTTGTCGCAAGCGCAAAGTTTGCTGTAAAATGTCAGGAAGCAGGTGTTGATGCTGTTGTAGCGGAAGGATTTGAAGCAGGCGGGCATAATGGCATAGAAGAAACTACAACTATGGCACTGATACCCTCAGTCAGAAATGCTGTTGACATACCTGTAATAGCCGCAGGTGGAATTGCCTCAGGTTCATCAATGCTTGCTGCTTTTGCACTCGGGGCTGATGGTGTGCAGATTGGAACTCGTTTCGCAGCATCAGTTGAATCATCTGCACATGAAAGTTTTAAAAAGATGATTGTAAATTCCTCTGAAGGTGACACAAAACTTATGATGAAAAAAATCGTACCTGTAAGACTTTTAAAAAATAAATTCTATGAGGAAATTAAAGAGGCTGAAGACTCTTGCGCATCACCTGATGAACTAAAAGCACTGCTTGGAAAAGGAAGAGCCAAAAAGGGAATGTTTGAAGGAAATCTCGAAGACGGTGAACTCGAGATTGGACAGGTATCAGCATTAGTCAATGAAATTAAACCTGCGGGTGAGATTGTAAATGAAATAATGAAGGAATTTAACGATAGATTAAATATATTATCAGAATATAAACAATGA
- a CDS encoding pyruvate carboxyltransferase — MNYPRKVVLGDITVRDGFQHEEKYIPLEAKLWLAEQLILAGFKNVEITNLGNPRAMPQFKDGYELIKRIKTSKKTVHLIDSVTLTAVTIREKAIIRAIEDKKNGFGPDRILLMTPTSYSYHFKNAGMSYEDYWKLAEKYIKLCDEVGIKVDGSVSTIWGCPIEGPTDLNRALEFTKRWLDIGASDVEHADHDGSATPDRIYDYFSMVLDKFQNPEKHIAHLHSTHGWGLANVLAALQAGMTNYESTMGGLGGQPANFFDGVPVMGTGDYYSVDTELAGLICTEDMVVMMDEMGIETGLDIEKVLNIGRMVERIVGRKLRSESIRTGRVPKELKSN; from the coding sequence ATGAACTATCCCCGAAAAGTTGTATTAGGCGATATTACAGTAAGAGACGGATTTCAGCATGAAGAAAAGTACATACCACTTGAAGCAAAACTATGGCTGGCTGAGCAATTAATCCTTGCAGGATTTAAGAATGTTGAAATTACAAACCTTGGAAACCCAAGAGCAATGCCGCAGTTCAAAGACGGCTACGAGCTGATAAAAAGGATAAAGACAAGCAAAAAAACAGTACACCTTATTGATTCAGTTACACTTACCGCAGTAACGATTAGAGAAAAAGCAATAATAAGAGCGATTGAAGATAAGAAAAACGGCTTTGGTCCAGACAGAATTCTGCTAATGACACCGACGAGCTATTCATACCACTTCAAGAATGCCGGTATGTCTTATGAAGATTATTGGAAGTTGGCGGAGAAGTACATAAAGCTATGTGATGAAGTTGGGATAAAAGTTGATGGTTCTGTAAGTACAATATGGGGTTGTCCGATAGAAGGCCCGACTGATTTAAACAGGGCTTTAGAATTTACAAAAAGATGGTTAGATATTGGTGCGAGCGATGTGGAGCATGCAGACCATGATGGTTCAGCAACGCCTGACAGAATATATGATTATTTTTCGATGGTATTGGATAAGTTTCAGAATCCGGAAAAACATATAGCCCATCTTCATTCGACTCATGGATGGGGTTTAGCGAATGTTCTTGCGGCACTTCAGGCGGGAATGACAAACTATGAATCAACGATGGGCGGACTCGGCGGTCAGCCTGCAAACTTCTTTGACGGTGTGCCTGTAATGGGAACGGGAGATTACTACTCAGTAGATACAGAGCTTGCCGGTCTGATTTGCACTGAAGATATGGTTGTAATGATGGATGAAATGGGCATAGAGACAGGGCTTGATATAGAAAAGGTTTTGAACATAGGCAGAATGGTAGAAAGAATTGTCGGCAGAAAGCTTCGTTCGGAAAGTATAAGAACGGGCAGGGTTCCAAAAGAATTAAAATCAAATTAA
- a CDS encoding SRPBCC family protein translates to MHFLKTVQRLPIDLKTAWDFFSSPENLKVITPPYMGFEVTSEYQEKKMYQGIIITYKVTPLFNIAMNWATEITHVKEPNYFVDEQRFGPYKFWHHQHKFYEIEGGVEMYDILHYKVGFGFIGKIVNSFLVKNKLKDIFDFRYRKLEEIFGKMRT, encoded by the coding sequence ATGCACTTTTTGAAGACAGTTCAAAGACTGCCGATAGATTTGAAAACGGCCTGGGATTTCTTTTCATCGCCCGAAAACTTAAAGGTGATTACACCTCCATACATGGGGTTTGAAGTAACATCGGAATACCAGGAGAAGAAGATGTATCAGGGAATAATTATAACATACAAAGTTACTCCGCTGTTCAATATAGCGATGAACTGGGCGACTGAAATAACACATGTTAAAGAACCGAACTACTTTGTTGATGAACAGAGATTCGGTCCTTATAAATTCTGGCATCATCAGCATAAGTTTTACGAAATAGAAGGCGGGGTTGAGATGTATGATATTCTTCATTATAAAGTCGGATTTGGTTTTATCGGGAAAATAGTAAATTCATTTCTGGTAAAGAATAAGTTGAAGGATATTTTTGATTTCAGGTACAGGAAGCTCGAGGAGATATTTGGGAAAATGAGAACTTAA